In uncultured Fusobacterium sp., the genomic stretch TTGTTGGAGGAGAAATTACTACTTCTACTTACATAGATATTCAAGATATTGTTAGAAATAAAATTGATGAAATTGGATATAGAGAGGGAATGGGATTTGATTCAAACTGTGGAGTACTTAATGCTATCCACTCTCAATCACCTGATATTGCTATGGGAGTAGATGTTGGTGGAGCTGGAGACCAAGGAATAATGTTTGGAGGAGCTGTTAAAGAAACTCCTGAACTTATGCCTTTAGCTTTAGTTTTAGCTAGAGAAATTCTAGTAAAATTAACTAGAATGACTAGAAGTAAAGAGTTAGCTTGGGCTAGACCTGATGCTAAATCACAAGTAACTTTAGCTTATGATGAAAACGGAAAAATAGACCACGTTGATACAATCGTATTATCAGTTCAACACAATCCTGATGTAACTCAAGAACAAATTAAGGCTGATGTTATAGAAAAGGTTATAAAACCAGTTTTAGAGGCTTATAGCTTAAATCCAGCTGATGTTAAAAAATATCATATCAATCCTACAGGAAGATTTGTTATAGGAGGACCACACGGAGATACAGGTTTAACTGGAAGAAAGATAATAGTTGATAC encodes the following:
- the metK gene encoding methionine adenosyltransferase produces the protein MKNLTYFTSEFVSPGHPDKVSDQISDAVLDACLADDPNSRVACEVFCTTGQVIVGGEITTSTYIDIQDIVRNKIDEIGYREGMGFDSNCGVLNAIHSQSPDIAMGVDVGGAGDQGIMFGGAVKETPELMPLALVLAREILVKLTRMTRSKELAWARPDAKSQVTLAYDENGKIDHVDTIVLSVQHNPDVTQEQIKADVIEKVIKPVLEAYSLNPADVKKYHINPTGRFVIGGPHGDTGLTGRKIIVDTYGGYFRHGGGAFSGKDPSKVDRSAAYAARWVAKNIVAADLADKCEVQLSYAIGVVEPTSVKVDTFGTGKVSEIKLAEAVKKVFDLTPRGIERELELRSGKFKYQDLAAFGHIGRTDLDIPWEKTNKVEALKAELNK